Proteins encoded in a region of the Campylobacter geochelonis genome:
- the hutX gene encoding heme utilization cystosolic carrier protein HutX, whose amino-acid sequence MENLENKVAELFKDEKMSVLQAASQLNVNECEILRFKSLEEFKEICGSHLSEVLQDIASWGEVMFCKNTPEFIIEFKTKIDEAKKARGYYNFCGKSGFLGGHLKEEAVASIGFVSTKFMGLLGHSIHFYSAKNETIFKIYLSRDEKRELDKAQVEKFLALKERF is encoded by the coding sequence ATGGAAAATCTTGAGAACAAAGTCGCTGAGCTTTTTAAAGATGAAAAAATGTCAGTCTTGCAAGCAGCAAGCCAGCTAAATGTAAATGAGTGCGAAATTTTGCGTTTTAAAAGTTTGGAGGAATTTAAAGAAATTTGCGGTTCACATCTAAGCGAGGTCTTACAAGATATCGCTTCTTGGGGCGAAGTTATGTTTTGCAAGAATACGCCAGAGTTTATAATCGAGTTTAAAACTAAAATTGATGAGGCTAAAAAAGCTAGAGGATATTACAACTTTTGCGGTAAAAGTGGCTTTTTAGGCGGACATTTAAAAGAGGAAGCGGTGGCTTCAATTGGATTTGTAAGCACTAAATTTATGGGGCTTTTAGGGCATAGCATTCATTTTTATAGCGCCAAAAACGAGACAATTTTTAAAATTTATCTAAGCCGTGATGAAAAAAGAGAGCTAGATAAAGCTCAAGTTGAGAAATTTCTTGCGCTAAAAGAGCGTTTTTAA
- a CDS encoding GNAT family N-acetyltransferase produces the protein MKNLTIIENSADFKPSDFDEIMLSIGWTTPEIISQTPSYAEYDMFRSYDYYLVAKIGDKAVGILQATCDKDRFDTAYFYCVVVHKEYQRKGVARALLREFNKKFSHTIIRTIMPKNKTDGAALFLAKFGFENISKNYDLYSRSRELGFESKKINVEIVENLPDIGIDEYKDILNSNFIDTDDINSTLLYKMCGVYHYYAIAKIDGKSVGIITAITDRDAFATTYLNSILVHKDYADNLVYEALLVSFLKRFSHTTIWAIVPKKQGLDVVLKNFGFRENSANFTPFIKLPNEFKH, from the coding sequence ATGAAAAATTTAACGATTATAGAAAATTCAGCTGATTTTAAACCGAGCGATTTTGATGAGATAATGCTTAGTATCGGCTGGACAACACCTGAAATTATATCTCAAACCCCATCATATGCCGAATATGATATGTTTAGAAGTTATGATTACTACCTAGTAGCAAAGATAGGGGATAAAGCGGTTGGAATTTTACAAGCGACTTGTGATAAAGATCGTTTTGATACTGCTTATTTTTATTGTGTTGTTGTGCATAAAGAGTATCAAAGAAAAGGCGTTGCAAGAGCGCTGTTAAGAGAGTTTAACAAGAAATTTTCTCACACCATAATCCGCACTATAATGCCTAAAAACAAAACCGATGGAGCTGCTTTGTTTTTAGCTAAATTTGGTTTTGAAAATATATCAAAAAACTATGATTTATATAGTAGAAGTAGAGAGTTGGGTTTTGAATCTAAGAAAATTAATGTAGAAATAGTAGAAAATCTACCAGATATTGGCATTGATGAGTATAAAGATATATTAAACTCAAATTTTATTGACACTGATGATATAAATAGCACTTTACTATATAAAATGTGTGGAGTGTATCACTACTATGCTATCGCTAAAATTGATGGTAAAAGTGTTGGGATAATCACAGCGATTACCGATAGAGACGCATTTGCTACGACTTATTTAAACAGTATTTTGGTGCATAAAGACTACGCTGATAACTTAGTTTATGAAGCTTTGCTAGTAAGCTTTTTAAAACGGTTTTCCCATACTACGATTTGGGCTATAGTTCCTAAAAAACAGGGTTTGGATGTAGTTTTAAAAAACTTTGGTTTTAGAGAAAACTCGGCAAATTTCACCCCTTTTATAAAACTGCCAAATGAATTTAAGCATTAG
- a CDS encoding ATP-binding cassette domain-containing protein has product MKRKYTRKFIIIFALTLLYSAFNIGLLAFINSYILSLENADYKILLFFIALLVGFFLSTYVVRYIVASINNSIVYELRVRFVMRVINSKMIFDEKKPKILASLSKDISSISNGFMRLSDALQGAILLFLSFFYFAYLSKELSLFVIVWFCLIGVFVYFLIDKARKNYTLSRQSDDMLYKDYEDLLGGFKELRINQKRSNHFLEQFFQNANLQKTSNTNAEIYGSLSGNFINVMMLGGIGIVMYLCLAMGVSDFKTATTVCLSMMFLRAPFMMMIASIPSILVAKISLDKIKELNLISFDEKSFSQVANAMKWQKIELKNISFAYDDKFVLKDVNLEIKKGEILFLVGENGSGKSTLFLLLCGLLRPSSGEILVDDKVLDESMIKDFQNSVSVVFSDFYLMGEILEKDDEVFEFWLNTLKMQDKVSLICQNDKAKFSSLNLSLGQRKRLALLQALLEKKDFLMLDEFAADQDPEFRNYFYNQILPLLKKRGVSVFAISHDDRYFEVADKVYKIQNGKVSKI; this is encoded by the coding sequence TTGAAGAGAAAATATACACGCAAATTTATTATTATATTCGCTTTGACACTTTTGTATAGTGCCTTTAATATCGGACTTTTAGCCTTTATAAACAGTTATATTTTGAGTTTAGAAAATGCAGATTATAAAATTCTTTTATTTTTCATAGCACTTTTGGTTGGATTTTTTCTCTCTACGTATGTGGTAAGATATATCGTTGCAAGCATTAATAACTCCATAGTTTACGAGCTTCGCGTGCGTTTTGTGATGAGAGTGATAAATAGCAAGATGATTTTCGATGAGAAAAAGCCTAAAATTTTAGCCTCTCTTTCAAAAGATATAAGTAGTATTTCAAACGGTTTTATGCGTTTAAGCGATGCGTTACAAGGAGCGATACTGCTGTTTTTATCATTTTTTTACTTTGCATATCTTTCAAAAGAATTATCACTTTTTGTTATAGTTTGGTTTTGTCTTATAGGTGTTTTTGTCTATTTTTTGATAGATAAAGCTAGGAAAAACTACACTCTTTCAAGGCAAAGCGATGATATGCTTTATAAAGATTATGAGGATTTGCTTGGTGGATTTAAAGAACTTAGAATCAACCAAAAACGCTCAAATCACTTCTTAGAGCAGTTTTTTCAAAATGCAAATTTGCAAAAAACTAGCAACACAAATGCTGAAATTTATGGAAGTTTATCTGGAAATTTTATCAATGTTATGATGTTAGGAGGCATTGGGATAGTGATGTATCTGTGCCTTGCTATGGGAGTTAGCGACTTTAAAACAGCTACGACTGTTTGCTTGTCGATGATGTTTTTAAGAGCTCCTTTTATGATGATGATAGCTTCGATTCCATCGATTTTAGTGGCAAAAATTTCATTAGATAAAATCAAAGAGTTAAATCTTATAAGCTTTGATGAAAAGAGTTTTTCTCAGGTTGCAAATGCGATGAAATGGCAAAAAATAGAGCTTAAAAATATAAGCTTTGCTTATGATGATAAATTTGTTTTAAAAGATGTAAATTTAGAGATAAAAAAGGGCGAAATCCTGTTTTTAGTAGGGGAAAATGGTTCTGGAAAATCAACTCTTTTTTTACTTTTATGTGGGCTTTTGCGCCCAAGCAGTGGGGAGATTTTAGTAGATGACAAAGTGCTTGATGAAAGTATGATAAAAGACTTTCAAAACAGTGTGAGCGTTGTTTTTAGCGATTTTTACCTTATGGGTGAGATTTTAGAAAAGGATGATGAGGTTTTTGAGTTTTGGTTAAATACTTTGAAAATGCAAGATAAAGTTAGCTTGATTTGTCAAAATGATAAAGCTAAATTTTCAAGCTTAAACTTATCTTTAGGGCAGAGAAAACGACTAGCACTTTTGCAAGCTTTGCTAGAGAAAAAAGACTTTTTGATGCTTGATGAGTTTGCGGCTGACCAAGATCCAGAGTTTAGAAACTATTTTTATAACCAAATACTACCTTTGTTAAAAAAGCGTGGAGTTAGCGTTTTTGCGATAAGTCATGATGATAGATACTTTGAAGTTGCAGATAAAGTTTATAAGATACAAAATGGAAAAGTAAGCAAAATTTAA
- the dcd gene encoding dCTP deaminase translates to MGLKSDKWIRQMSQNEAMITPFCEQNIGKGVVSYGLSSYGYDIRVAREFKIFTNIGGTVVDPKNFDEKNVVDFTGDICIVPPNSFALARTVEYFNMPRNVLAICLGKSTYARCGIIVNVTPFEPGFKGHITIEISNTTPLPAKIYANEGIAQVLFLEGDEPCEVSYADKKGKYQSQEGITLPRILG, encoded by the coding sequence ATGGGACTAAAAAGCGATAAATGGATAAGGCAGATGAGCCAAAATGAGGCGATGATAACGCCATTTTGCGAGCAAAACATCGGCAAGGGCGTAGTTAGCTATGGACTTAGTAGCTATGGATATGACATACGAGTAGCAAGAGAGTTTAAAATCTTTACAAACATCGGCGGAACGGTAGTTGACCCAAAGAATTTTGATGAAAAAAATGTCGTGGATTTTACAGGAGATATCTGTATCGTGCCGCCAAATTCATTTGCTTTAGCTAGAACAGTTGAGTACTTTAATATGCCACGAAACGTATTAGCTATCTGCCTTGGCAAAAGCACATACGCAAGGTGCGGAATTATCGTAAATGTTACGCCATTTGAGCCTGGATTTAAAGGGCATATCACAATCGAAATCTCAAACACAACACCACTTCCTGCTAAAATTTACGCAAACGAAGGCATTGCTCAAGTGCTATTTTTAGAAGGTGATGAGCCGTGTGAGGTAAGTTATGCTGATAAAAAAGGCAAATACCAAAGTCAAGAGGGGATAACTTTACCGCGAATTTTAGGCTGA
- a CDS encoding tetratricopeptide repeat protein — MKKMAIVFLIFGLVGLMAGEFKFNPQKDNFNELYKFCANSYSQKGINFEDKKTDREVCTKYLNEISEVYKKDCELGNASKCLTLALLYQNGEYNFSQNDKKYLLYAKKSCDCNFVSACSSIAVSYHIKSQNENDKNIKKEYEKQAKYYYEKACKLGHKLSCNSIKGF, encoded by the coding sequence ATGAAAAAGATGGCTATAGTATTTTTAATTTTTGGATTAGTTGGTTTGATGGCTGGTGAGTTTAAATTTAATCCACAGAAAGATAATTTTAACGAATTGTATAAATTTTGCGCAAATTCATATAGTCAAAAAGGCATTAATTTTGAGGATAAAAAGACTGATAGAGAAGTATGTACAAAATATTTAAATGAAATCTCTGAAGTATATAAGAAAGATTGTGAACTAGGAAATGCTTCAAAATGTCTTACTTTAGCACTTTTGTATCAAAATGGAGAATACAATTTTAGTCAAAACGATAAAAAGTACCTTTTATATGCTAAAAAAAGCTGCGATTGTAATTTTGTTTCGGCTTGTTCTTCTATAGCAGTAAGTTATCATATAAAATCACAGAATGAAAATGATAAAAATATAAAAAAAGAGTATGAAAAACAAGCGAAATATTATTACGAGAAAGCTTGCAAACTTGGTCATAAACTTTCATGTAATAGCATCAAAGGGTTTTAA
- the topA gene encoding type I DNA topoisomerase, with protein MKNLIIVESPAKAKTIKKFLGNDYEVIASKGHIRDLPKTTFGIKIEDDKFVPEYRVSVDHSKVVKEIKDLAKKAEQVYLATDEDREGEAIAYHIAVAIGKEPESLPRIVFHEITKNAIQEALKNPRKLDSASVNAQQTRRLLDRIVGYKLSPLLNQKIQKGLSAGRVQSSALKIIVDKEREIQAFVPVEYHSIDAIFKKDLEAELVKFESKKMDKLCVKTADEAAKIVQAVKSEKFSIKEIESKERKTNPTPPFMTSTLQQSASSALGFSPKKTMMLAQSLYEGVNTHEGGAITYMRTDSLNIAKEALESAREHIKVNFGEKYLPKSPNFYATKSKGAQEAHEAIRPTNLAFTPQIAAKTLPKDEAKLYTLIYNRFLASQMTPSVSLLQNVFVAGEKSEFKISGRKVTFDGFYRVYGDLDKDKILPNLKVGDEMLVQSIKSEQHFTEPPARYSEASLVKKLESLGIGRPSTYAPTISLLTARKYVNLEKKQLIPTEIAFKITEMLEQNFQNIVDSEFTSKMEEKLDHIAEDKADWQEILLNFYHPFMEKIAKGKTDIKSQKVAIPTGEMCPECGKELVKRKGRFGEFIACSGFPKCKYSRNLKNEEAPKKEIKTIGIKCPKCGVGEIVERFSRRGKFYGCSAYPKCDFVSNYEPTEKICPECKNSHLVKKELKKGTFLECPACKFKEQID; from the coding sequence ATGAAAAATTTAATTATCGTGGAGTCTCCTGCTAAGGCAAAAACTATAAAAAAATTCTTAGGAAATGACTATGAGGTTATCGCCTCAAAGGGGCATATTAGGGATTTACCAAAGACAACTTTTGGTATTAAAATCGAAGATGATAAATTCGTTCCCGAATACCGCGTAAGCGTAGATCACTCAAAAGTGGTAAAAGAGATAAAAGATCTAGCCAAAAAAGCCGAGCAAGTATACCTCGCAACCGATGAAGATAGAGAAGGAGAAGCTATAGCCTATCACATCGCAGTAGCTATCGGCAAAGAGCCAGAGTCTCTGCCTCGAATTGTCTTTCACGAAATCACCAAAAACGCCATTCAAGAAGCGCTTAAAAACCCACGAAAACTAGACTCTGCTAGCGTAAACGCGCAACAAACTAGACGTTTGCTAGATAGAATTGTCGGATATAAACTAAGCCCTCTTTTAAATCAAAAAATCCAAAAAGGCTTAAGCGCAGGTCGTGTTCAAAGCTCAGCACTTAAAATCATAGTCGATAAAGAGCGTGAAATTCAAGCTTTTGTGCCAGTTGAATACCACAGCATAGATGCGATTTTTAAAAAAGATTTAGAAGCCGAACTTGTTAAATTTGAGTCTAAAAAGATGGATAAACTCTGTGTTAAAACAGCAGATGAAGCCGCTAAAATCGTCCAAGCTGTAAAAAGTGAAAAATTTAGCATAAAAGAAATCGAAAGCAAAGAGCGAAAAACAAACCCAACGCCACCATTTATGACTTCAACTTTACAACAAAGCGCAAGTTCAGCCCTTGGTTTTAGCCCTAAAAAGACGATGATGCTCGCTCAAAGCCTGTATGAGGGCGTAAACACGCATGAAGGCGGAGCGATAACTTATATGAGAACAGACTCGCTAAATATCGCAAAAGAGGCGCTAGAAAGTGCAAGAGAGCATATAAAAGTAAATTTTGGCGAAAAATATCTGCCTAAAAGCCCAAATTTCTACGCCACAAAATCAAAAGGCGCACAAGAAGCCCACGAAGCAATCCGCCCTACAAACCTTGCTTTTACGCCACAAATCGCAGCTAAAACTTTGCCAAAAGATGAAGCGAAGCTTTACACGCTTATTTACAACCGATTTTTAGCTTCACAGATGACTCCAAGCGTTTCGCTTTTGCAAAATGTTTTTGTTGCAGGAGAAAAAAGCGAGTTTAAAATCAGCGGTAGAAAGGTAACTTTTGATGGATTTTACCGCGTTTATGGAGATTTGGATAAGGATAAAATTCTGCCAAATTTAAAAGTTGGTGATGAGATGTTAGTTCAAAGTATTAAAAGCGAGCAGCACTTCACAGAGCCGCCTGCTAGGTATTCTGAAGCAAGTTTGGTTAAAAAACTTGAAAGCTTGGGTATTGGAAGACCATCAACTTACGCGCCAACGATTTCTTTACTAACTGCAAGAAAGTATGTAAATTTAGAGAAAAAACAGCTCATTCCAACTGAAATCGCCTTTAAAATCACTGAAATGTTAGAGCAAAATTTCCAAAATATCGTTGATAGCGAATTTACATCTAAAATGGAAGAAAAGCTAGATCATATCGCCGAAGATAAGGCTGATTGGCAAGAGATTTTATTAAATTTCTATCATCCATTTATGGAGAAAATCGCCAAAGGAAAAACCGATATAAAAAGTCAAAAAGTAGCCATTCCAACCGGCGAAATGTGCCCAGAATGCGGAAAAGAGCTAGTTAAAAGAAAAGGAAGATTTGGCGAGTTTATCGCGTGTTCTGGCTTTCCAAAATGCAAGTATTCAAGAAATTTAAAAAATGAAGAAGCGCCTAAAAAAGAGATTAAAACTATCGGCATAAAATGCCCAAAATGTGGCGTTGGCGAGATAGTTGAACGCTTTTCAAGAAGAGGTAAATTCTATGGCTGTTCGGCTTATCCAAAGTGCGATTTTGTAAGCAACTATGAGCCGACAGAAAAAATTTGCCCAGAGTGCAAAAACTCACATTTAGTTAAAAAAGAGCTTAAAAAAGGTACATTTTTAGAGTGTCCGGCGTGTAAATTTAAAGAGCAGATTGATTAA
- a CDS encoding YfcE family phosphodiesterase gives MITLGIISDSHQRVDIAKSAINYLKDKKIDLLLHAGDIVKFQTLELMKKSGIKYRAVLGNNDTNLKKHMKKFELFEEPYNFKFEGLKIRMMHYPFYFSNDADINIYGHTHYFVAVLNKNHLYINSGEICGRKKPLFEFAYLTYEDKKFRVFKVWSEASEKPVWSEREILLDGNNDG, from the coding sequence ATGATAACTTTAGGCATCATCTCAGACTCCCACCAAAGGGTTGATATCGCAAAAAGCGCCATTAACTACTTAAAAGATAAAAAGATAGATTTATTGCTTCACGCTGGCGATATCGTTAAATTTCAAACTCTTGAGCTTATGAAAAAAAGCGGGATAAAATACCGAGCCGTGCTTGGTAACAACGATACAAATTTAAAAAAACATATGAAGAAATTTGAGCTTTTTGAAGAGCCGTATAACTTTAAATTTGAGGGCTTAAAAATAAGGATGATGCACTATCCGTTTTATTTCTCAAATGACGCTGATATCAACATTTACGGGCATACTCACTACTTTGTCGCCGTGCTAAATAAAAACCATTTGTATATAAACTCTGGTGAAATTTGCGGTCGCAAAAAACCGCTTTTTGAGTTTGCTTACCTAACTTATGAAGATAAAAAATTTAGAGTTTTCAAAGTCTGGAGTGAAGCTAGCGAAAAACCTGTTTGGAGTGAGAGAGAAATTTTACTTGATGGAAACAACGATGGGTGA
- a CDS encoding cation:proton antiporter: protein MGEIQILIVLAFIIFASPYIAKFIKIPVAPTEIILGIIFGSLGFFPENEFFKVVADVGFYYLMFLAGTEVDLKIFFTTEKTVLKRSIIFLVLLYILSILLVYTLNLSYLFIIVMPIISIGILSTLYKDYGKDEEWLNTAMLVGVIGEVVSIALLTILNAYLKYGFGASLFINLAALVGFLAITTIVFKGLDLFFWWYPSIKKILMPQYDKEEKDIRLSMALLCFVIAVMIILDLKVVIGAFIAGTLIPTFFDHKKELPHKLSSFGFGFLVPIFFVYIGSTVNLDALLLPGVVPTIFLITTAMLIVRLVASIIFIPNLGLKGSVLFGISLSIPLTLLIATAAIGYETKYISQDVYYSLILASLFEAIICLVMIKVIYNFKLSKK, encoded by the coding sequence ATGGGTGAGATACAAATTTTAATAGTTTTAGCCTTTATAATCTTTGCTTCCCCATATATCGCTAAATTTATTAAAATCCCAGTCGCGCCCACCGAAATCATACTTGGCATTATATTTGGTAGCCTTGGATTTTTCCCTGAAAATGAGTTTTTTAAAGTTGTTGCTGATGTTGGATTTTACTATCTGATGTTTTTAGCAGGAACAGAAGTCGATTTAAAAATCTTTTTCACAACCGAAAAAACGGTGCTAAAACGCTCTATTATATTTTTAGTACTTTTATATATCCTTTCTATTTTGCTAGTTTACACGCTTAATCTTAGCTATCTTTTTATAATCGTTATGCCGATTATCAGCATAGGAATTCTCTCAACTCTTTATAAGGACTATGGAAAAGATGAGGAGTGGTTAAATACCGCCATGCTAGTTGGAGTTATCGGAGAAGTCGTAAGTATCGCGCTTTTAACCATTTTAAATGCTTATTTAAAATACGGCTTTGGCGCAAGCTTGTTTATAAATTTAGCCGCACTAGTTGGCTTTTTAGCTATCACAACGATAGTGTTTAAAGGGCTTGATCTGTTTTTTTGGTGGTATCCTAGTATCAAAAAAATCCTTATGCCACAATACGACAAAGAAGAAAAAGATATCCGCCTATCTATGGCGCTGCTTTGCTTTGTTATCGCCGTGATGATAATACTTGATTTAAAAGTTGTCATTGGCGCGTTTATTGCAGGGACTTTGATACCGACATTTTTTGATCATAAAAAAGAGCTTCCGCACAAGCTTTCAAGCTTTGGTTTTGGATTTTTAGTGCCTATTTTCTTTGTTTATATCGGCTCAACTGTAAATTTAGACGCACTTTTGCTTCCAGGAGTCGTGCCAACAATCTTTCTTATAACAACCGCTATGCTTATAGTTAGACTTGTAGCTTCGATAATTTTTATACCAAATTTAGGGCTTAAAGGAAGCGTTTTGTTTGGAATTTCGCTTTCGATACCGCTAACTTTGCTGATAGCAACCGCAGCGATTGGGTATGAGACTAAGTATATCTCGCAAGATGTGTATTACTCGCTTATCTTAGCTAGCCTTTTTGAGGCGATTATCTGCTTGGTGATGATAAAGGTAATCTACAACTTTAAACTTAGCAAAAAATAA
- a CDS encoding citrate synthase: MANTVTLTDNRNAKSYDFPILDGALGPSVIDISSLYKDTGMFTFDRGYTSTAMCRSSITFIDGEKGELLHRGYDIAWLAENKIFLDVVYLLLHKKLPDDLELNDFRKELKIRSFINEKMLKLFDAFPDRAHPMAVLQACIATLSTYYSRDMNYDDPKEYMELAIRLVAKLPTLAAFYYRHVMGYPIVYPDLDRGFTENFLYMMRSFPHSHVNIKPIEVKALDTLLMLHADHEQNASTTTVRTVGSTHSHPYSCISAGIGALWGHAHGGANESVIKQLEMIGSVENVDKYIKKAKDKDDPFRLMGFGHRVYKNYDPRAKVLKGLRNQLIDEIGIDSNLIKVANRIEEIALTDDYFISRNLYPNVDFNSGLILKALNIPTEMFAVMFVMGRAPGWMAQWMELKEQANVKIVRPRQLYIGPKDITPEHVGPKDVELKSRK; this comes from the coding sequence ATGGCAAACACAGTTACTCTTACAGATAACAGAAACGCAAAAAGTTACGATTTTCCTATCCTTGATGGAGCTCTTGGTCCATCAGTTATAGATATTTCGTCTTTATACAAAGATACAGGCATGTTTACATTCGATAGAGGTTATACCTCAACAGCGATGTGTAGATCTAGCATAACATTTATAGATGGCGAAAAAGGCGAATTGCTTCATAGAGGATATGATATCGCTTGGCTTGCAGAAAACAAAATCTTTCTTGATGTTGTTTATCTACTTTTACACAAAAAACTCCCAGATGACTTAGAGCTAAACGACTTTAGAAAAGAGCTCAAAATTCGCTCTTTCATAAACGAAAAGATGTTAAAACTCTTTGACGCTTTCCCAGATCGCGCTCATCCGATGGCTGTTTTACAAGCGTGTATCGCAACTCTTAGCACATACTACTCACGCGATATGAACTATGATGATCCAAAAGAGTATATGGAGCTAGCCATTAGACTTGTAGCTAAACTACCTACTCTAGCAGCATTTTACTATCGCCATGTTATGGGATATCCTATCGTTTATCCAGACTTAGATCGTGGATTTACAGAGAATTTCTTATATATGATGAGATCTTTCCCACACTCACATGTAAATATTAAACCTATTGAAGTAAAAGCTCTTGATACGCTTTTAATGCTCCATGCAGATCACGAGCAAAACGCCTCTACAACAACAGTTAGAACAGTTGGCTCAACTCATTCTCATCCATATTCGTGTATAAGTGCTGGAATAGGCGCACTTTGGGGGCATGCTCATGGTGGCGCAAATGAAAGCGTTATCAAACAACTTGAGATGATAGGCTCAGTAGAAAACGTTGATAAATACATTAAAAAAGCAAAAGATAAAGATGATCCATTCCGCCTAATGGGCTTTGGACACAGAGTTTATAAGAACTACGACCCAAGAGCAAAAGTGCTAAAAGGACTAAGAAATCAACTAATTGATGAAATTGGAATTGACTCAAATTTAATCAAAGTCGCAAACAGAATCGAAGAGATAGCGCTTACTGATGATTATTTTATTAGTAGAAATTTATATCCAAATGTTGATTTTAACTCAGGACTAATCCTAAAAGCGCTAAATATCCCAACAGAGATGTTTGCTGTAATGTTTGTTATGGGGCGCGCTCCTGGCTGGATGGCTCAATGGATGGAGTTAAAAGAGCAAGCAAACGTTAAAATTGTTCGCCCACGACAACTCTACATCGGACCAAAAGATATCACGCCTGAACATGTAGGTCCAAAAGATGTCGAACTAAAATCTAGGAAATAA
- a CDS encoding 3'(2'),5'-bisphosphate nucleotidase CysQ family protein — protein sequence MKELLSLAVRAAKCAGEAILKHYQNYTLFQKSDKSPLTTADLAANDEIFKILSQTNIPICSEESILDDDLRLNLDKFWLVDPLDGTKEFIAQNGEFCVCIALIERGRPILGVIYIPIKDEIFYSCIGEKLYKNDEILKPLDKSPNLFLLGKHGNSKKGLSLANSLNLEPFRIGSAIKFCILSQNKASVYARFGASSIWDIAAGEFLLTQSGGVLIDLKTKKPPLYNQKNLINNPFIALDSNSLNLLNQSFEIIEKFATTK from the coding sequence ATGAAAGAGCTTTTAAGCCTTGCTGTGCGTGCTGCAAAGTGCGCTGGCGAGGCGATTTTAAAACACTATCAAAACTACACTCTTTTTCAAAAAAGTGATAAATCCCCATTAACTACTGCCGATTTGGCTGCAAATGATGAAATTTTTAAAATTCTAAGCCAGACAAATATCCCGATTTGTTCTGAAGAGAGCATTTTAGATGATGACTTAAGGCTAAATTTAGATAAATTCTGGCTTGTAGATCCGCTTGATGGTACGAAAGAATTTATCGCACAAAATGGCGAATTTTGCGTTTGTATCGCTTTGATTGAGCGTGGCAGACCGATTTTAGGCGTGATTTATATACCTATAAAAGATGAAATTTTTTATAGTTGCATTGGTGAAAAACTTTATAAAAATGATGAAATTTTAAAACCTCTTGATAAATCGCCAAATTTATTTTTACTTGGAAAGCATGGAAACTCAAAAAAGGGATTAAGCTTAGCAAATTCACTAAATTTAGAACCTTTTAGAATCGGCTCTGCGATTAAATTTTGTATATTGTCGCAAAATAAAGCTAGTGTTTATGCTAGATTTGGCGCTTCTTCGATATGGGATATCGCTGCTGGGGAGTTTTTGCTTACTCAAAGTGGCGGAGTTTTAATCGACTTAAAAACCAAAAAGCCACCACTTTATAATCAAAAAAACCTTATAAACAACCCATTTATCGCACTTGATTCAAATAGCTTAAATTTACTTAATCAAAGTTTTGAAATCATAGAGAAATTTGCAACTACAAAATAA